A window from Plasmodium cynomolgi strain B DNA, chromosome 7, whole genome shotgun sequence encodes these proteins:
- a CDS encoding DNA-directed RNA polymerase II (putative), whose product MNAHAPKDAAKRHEVEITKLTKDEMTFVLHNSNTGMANALRRIMLSEIPTLAIDVVNVYENTSPFHDEFLAHRLGLIPIDSRNVKNFEFREKCKCKETCSKCTIQYLIQVKCNNVSKIDITHYDIESVEHEPNVPMPVPFEDRNNKMAESNAIPIVTLSKNQTLHMKLIATKGIGKMHAKWIPANVSYRIDHKVAIKHQLINSLSVEHKLLLANSLNKNCYVLKNADAHDRDVSLKLNENMSVVMAESCIELLNELGYKDVVKIIYDETKFHFKVESVGSMPPEQVVEMAIEILENKLKTLEPQIKSSFYSIDEVAKQLKEQGVSLYGIQLDLE is encoded by the coding sequence ATGAACGCGCACGCACCGAAGGATGCCGCGAAGCGGCACGAAGTCGAAATCACGAAGCTGACGAAAGACGAAATGACATTCGTGTTGCACAACAGCAACACAGGGATGGCGAACGCGCTACGAAGAATCATGCTATCAGAGATCCCAACACTCGCCATCGATGTCGTCAATGTGTACGAAAACACCAGTCCGTTCCATGATGAATTCCTAGCACACAGATTAGGGTTAATACCAATAGATAGcagaaatgttaaaaattttgaattcagagaaaaatgcaaatgtaAGGAGACATGCTCAAAGTGTACTATTCAGTACCTCATCCAAGTGAAGTGCAATAATGTTAGCAAAATAGATATAACACATTATGATATCGAATCTGTGGAACATGAACCAAACGTCCCAATGCCGGTTCCCTTCGAAGAtagaaataacaaaatggcagAAAGTAATGCTATTCCAATTGTTACTCTGTCTAAAAATCAAACGTTACATATGAAGCTAATAGCCACGAAAGGTATTGGGAAAATGCATGCTAAATGGATACCTGCCAATGTGTCGTATAGAATCGACCACAAGGTTGCCATAAAACATCAGTTGATTAATTCTCTATCGGTGGAACACAAACTACTGTTAGCGAACAGCTTGAACAAAAACTGCTACGTTTTGAAGAATGCCGATGCTCATGATAGGGATGTGTCTTTAAAgctaaatgaaaatatgtcCGTTGTCATGGCAGAGAGTTGTATCGAATTGCTGAACGAATTGGGATATAAAGATgtcgtaaaaataatttatgatGAGACTAAGTTTCATTTTAAGGTTGAATCTGTTGGTTCCATGCCACCGGAGCAGGTTGTAGAAATGGCCATTGAAATTTTGGAGAATAAGCTAAAGACGCTAGAGCCGCAAATCAAGTCCTCCTTCTATTCCATCGATGAGGTCGCTAAGCAGCTCAAGGAGCAGGGCGTCTCCCTCTACGGAATTCAGCTCGACCTCGAGTGA
- a CDS encoding hypothetical protein (putative) codes for MNIKSLAHVLTDIQKLKRTEEMKRYSTFDRRISFLKRNSKINKRNYKSGRTILEKRLSAVDCELIKVPGDGNCLFRSISCNLFNEQRYHMYVRKRCVQHMLNCKDEFSIYFEEGAFYEYTEKMSQNGYWGDELCIKATADAFDCVVYIITSTADNWHLKYESKHRTEGKHKKCVFLAYTSPVHYDSFRLTRANQVGSLQAESTLGPLMLFL; via the exons atgaatataaaaagtttAGCACATGTACTGACAGATATACAGAAGCTAAAACGGACGGAAGAAATGAAACGATACAGTACCTTTGACAGaagaatttcttttttaaaaagaaatagcaaaataaataaaagaaattacaaaTCTGGACGaacaattttggaaaagaGACTCTCGGCAGTTGACTGTGAATTGATTAAAGTCCCAGGAGATGGTAACTGTCTATTTCGATCCATTTCTTGTAACTTATTTAATGAACAAAGGTatcatatgtatgtacggaAAAGGTGTGTGCAGCACATGTTGAATTGTAAGGATGagttttccatttattttgaagagggtgctttttatgaatacacagaaaaaatgtcTCAGAATGGCTACTGGGGGGATGAGTTGTGTATAAAGGCCACAGCAGATGCCTTTGACTGCGTTGTTTATATTATCACGTCTACTGCGGATAATTGGCATTTGAAATATGAATCCAAGCATCGAACTGAGGGGAAGCACAAGAAGTGCGTGTTTCTCGCCTACACCAGCCCCGTGCACTACGACTCCTTTAGGCTCACTCGGGC CAACCAGGTTGGCTCTCTCCAAGCGGAGTCAACGCTGGGGCCCctaatgttatttttatag
- a CDS encoding NADPH-cytochrome p450 reductase (putative) encodes MNPRASRLLLQGSIFCACAVFLAWKTRHSPLFRKVTNIVRRFLHLKSQRDIETNDQIRNNVKIYFGSQGGTAEQFSKELSKNLSDIFKIKAEIIDLEYFNKEEISKFGWLKILNDDNEYFRNTIYSIMGLGSKQYKHFNKVAKKLANYLTKFKAKQISENVFGDDDDNIYQDFEIWKSKFFKELVKMLHMKEEIIPAQFVSENVVELVDWTTLPEINLRIRYEGEEEAAVPAASVEGEEAAVPAAAVEELAVAAEDALPHGLQETHPGEKEPTILPHQTTDITGKFYFNHQRGRVISNENLLKNVNDTSDDDKVNRIVIAVEKVSFKAADTFVVLTKNPRQVVSWWLKRLGLDDTDRKKRFTFVSRNTTEKNHSPESPHSNSNLNALPGSSPQEIPPLCVPFPTPCTVEDALAYYCDLTTIPRVNILKKFSCFIKDVEELKMFNYLLSNKQRSTFFNICKESDMTLIEFVDIFMPQAKFELTPFLQLIPRNVPKSYTISSSPKEAEDTISLTVKKKQYPIHSLRKALKGFKNNDMLPPISEQKLRELCSRRWFKGSSSFYLTEELAPHDSVKFNLKSSKFCLPPYLESTNIIMVATGTGIAPFKAFITEFKHFDQMCVQNGVVKKAKRILFFGCRKKEIDFLYEREIAEAEEGKHVDQVFLAFSRDQHEKVYVQDLILERKDLVWSLIQKGAYIYVCGNSNMSKDVNKTINSLPMHYKQNNKKFTKSLKKAGRYVEEMW; translated from the exons ATGAACCCGCGGGCGAGCAGGCTCCTTTTGCAGGGGTCCATTTTCTGCGCGTGCGCAGTGTTCCTCGCCTGGAAGACCAGGcactcccccctttttcgaaAAGTGACAAATATCGTAAGAAGATTCCTCCACTTGAAAAGTCAAAGGGACATTGAGACAAACGACCAAATTAGGAACAACGTGAAAATCTACTTTGGTAGCCAAGGAGGAACTGCGGAGCAGTTTTCCAAAGAACTAAGCAAAAACTTAAGtgacattttcaaaataaaagcaGAGATAATCGACTTGGAATATTTCAACAAGGAAGAGATATCAAAATTTGGA TGGCTCAAAATTCTGAATGACGACaatgaatattttagaaATACGATATATTCTATCATGGGATTAGGAAGCAAACAATATAAGCACTTTAACAAGGTTGCGAAAAAGCTAGCCAATTATCTCACCAAATTTAAGGCAAAACAGATTAGCGAAAATGTGTTTGGGGATGATGATGACAATATATATCAGGACTTTGAAATTTGgaaaagcaaattttttaaagaactTGTAAAAATGCTACATATGAAGGAGGAAATTATTCCAGCACAATTTGTCTCAGAAAATGTGGTCGAGTTGGTGGACTGGACGACCCTTCCAGAGATAAATCTCCGCATTCGGTAcgaaggggaagaggaagcGGCAGTGCCAGCGGCATCGGTAGAGGGAGAGGAAGCGGCAGTGCCAGCAGCAGCGGTAGAGGAATTGGCAGTGGCAGCGGAAGACGCGTTGCCACATGGGCTGCAAGAAACACACCCCGGTGAAAAGGAGCCAACAATTTTGCCTCACCAAACGACCGACATAACGGGCAAGTTCTACTTTAATCATCAAAGGGGAAGGGTCATATCGAATGAGAACCTgttgaaaaatgtgaacgaCACTTCTGACGATGATAAGGTAAATCGTATAGTTATCGCTGTGGAGAAAGTCTCCTTCAAAGCAGCTGACACGTTTGTTGTGTTGACGAAAAACCCGAGGCAAGTCGTCTCCTGGTGGTTGAAGCGGTTAGGCCTAGACGATACAGACAGGAAAAAGAGATTCACCTTTGTGTCTAGGAACACAACAGAGAAGAATCACTCCCCAGAATCTCCCCACAGCAATTCGAATTTGAATGCCTTACCAGGAAGTTCACCACAGGAAATCCCCCCCTTGTGTGTCCCCTTCCCCACGCCATGCACTGTGGAAGATGCACTGGCATACTACTGCGACTTGACGACCATACCGAGGGTGaacattttaaagaaattcAGTTGCTTCATTAAAGATGTGGAAGAACTCAAAATGTTCAATTATCTCCTTTCCAATAAACAGAGAAGTACGTTCTTCAACATTTGCAAAGAGTCAGACATGACCTTGATTGAATTTGTTGATATATTCATGCCCCAAGCTAAGTTCGAGTTAACCCCGTTTTTGCAACTAATTCCAAGGAATGTTCCCAAAAGTTACACCATTTCTTCATCCCCCAAGGAAGCGGAAGACACGATATCTTTAACCGTTAAGAAGAAACAGTACCCTATTCATTCCCTTCGGAAGGCTCTGAAAGGGTTTAAAAATAACGATATGCTTCCCCCCATAAGTGAGCAGAAGTTACGAGAACTTTGCAGCAGGCGATGGTTTAAAGGTTCATCCTCCTTTTACCTAACGGAGGAATTAGCCCCACATGATAGcgtaaaatttaatttgaaaTCTTCCAAATTTTGTTTGCCCCCCTATTTGGAATCGACCAATATTATCATGGTCGCTACTGGAACGGGAATTGCCCCCTTCAAAGCGTTCATAACGGAATTTAAGCATTTCGACcaaatgtgtgtgcaaaatggagTAGTCAAGAAGGCCAAACGAATACTCTTCTTCGGATgcagaaagaaagaaatagaCTTCCTCTACGAAAGGGAAATTGCGGAAGCTGAGGAAGGGAAGCATGTTGATCAAGTGTTCCTTGCTTTCTCAAGAGATCAACATGAAAAGGTTTATGTGCAGGATTTAATTCTGGAAAGGAAGGATCTTGTATGGAGTTTGATCCAAAAGGGGGCCTACATCTACGTTTGTGGCAATAGCAACATGAGCAAAGATGTGAACAAAACGATTAACAGCTTGCCCATGCATTACAAACAAAACAATAAGAAATTTACCAAAAGTTTGAAGAAGGCTGGGCGGTATGTGGAAGAAATGTGGTGA
- a CDS encoding MAC/Perforin domain containing protein (putative), with the protein MAFQRGAFILAIYSAVVANVLYDFLTHSVLLHSGGLKGGGRKMTLEKRSTDGKSTNRVRSINFHEVRKGDNASTHDVDNCETTPEGCRNSKVRNFVHLMKGIGELNKVKEEDSVISEENVYNDQHHTVVVYDGVDEEKDLYNKYKEEREDGMSTVVIQGTEYLGVGYDFIFGNPIGDPFLKVDPGYRDSIIKLTYPKSDVDYPDSYVNINPNGSYVRNEISCNRSENESEISTMSEYTKELSVDASIGASYGFFGSFSASTGYTSVSNTISKKKFRLFMLKSYCFKYMASLSQYSQWKLSDQFVRAISLLPSYFNSLQHDGTYCTVEEFRDNRKTEKCGHSVESWMYFFKNFGTHVSTLIHLGGKITQQVKISKNEYKALSENGLSVSVSGSVGFGLFKAKASASTNSNEASNEESTNSSAEKETVIIGGTTIYDPNDPKNFEKWANSIKENPMPIKGEYEPLSRILPNRLTKVYEEAIQFYISVNVPLNLGQITNDEMKLYNVKEQLMKSTKVYGSGTGLVVLECEEKKNFILGFSLSVPNDLTVLKDFYMNTCDEDSDKCYSKMSDNAYSYLFAMCNDEMIPFLEQKVKSGTGLLSLECSEKNQVILFGFGISVLNSNDPISIAIYPCKYGKPTCSMQGPTDQSAVGLWVVCGHEESQNSKFSINVRKMVQENVSGKKKKHIDICPEQVLFNLIFEFTRTPLNKRKGSCFTVNDVCPKDFHVCSDKKHMKGFNYYSVSVY; encoded by the exons ATGGCCTTTCAAAGGGGAGCATTCATACTTGCCATATACTCAGCGGTAGTGGCGAACGTGCTTTACGACTTCTTAACCCATAGT GTACTACTACATAGTGGGGGATtaaaaggaggagggagaaaaatgacTCTGGAGAAACGTTCCACCGATGGGAAAAGCACAAATCGGGTTCGTAGCATCAATTTCCATGAGGTGCGAAAGGGTGATAATGCCTCCACACATGATGTGGACAACTGTGAGACCACTCCTGAGGGTTGCCGCAACAGTAAGGTGAGAAACTTCGTGCATCTAATGAAAGGAATTGGGGAGCTCAACAaggtgaaggaagaagacaGCGTGATaagtgaagaaaatgtcTACAACGATCAACACCATACAGTGGTTGTGTATGACGGAGTGGATGAGGAAAAggatttatataataagtacAAAGAGGAGAGAGAAGATGGTATGTCTACAGTGGTCATACAAGGAACGGAGTACCTAGGGGTGGGTTACGatttcatttttggaaaCCCAATTGGTGACCCCTTCTTGAAGGTAGATCCTGGGTACCGAGATTCTATCATTAAATTGACTTACCCCAAATCAGATGTAGATTATCCGGACAGTTACGTGAATATAAACCCAAACGGGTCATATGTGCGAAATGAAATTTCGTGTAATAGGTCAGAAAATGAAAGCGAAATAAGTACAATGAGTGAGTACACAAAGGAGCTCTCCGTTGATGCGTCTATAGGGGCCTCCTACGGTTTTTTCGGTTCCTTCTCCGCATCTACAGGGTATACGAGTGTGTCTAATACGATatcgaagaagaaatttcGGCTGTTCATGTTGAAAAGCTACTGCTTTAAGTACATGGCGTCTTTGTCTCAGTACTCGCAGTGGAAGCTGAGCGATCAGTTCGTAAGGGCAATTTCGTTACTACCATCCTACTTCAATTCGCTGCAGCATGACGGGACTTACTGCACTGTGGAAGAGTTCCGAGATAATcgaaaaacggaaaagtgTGGCCACAGCGTAGAGTCCTGgatgtacttttttaaaaatttcggaACCCACGTTTCGACCCtcatccatttgggggggaaaataacacAGCAAgtgaaaatatcaaaaaatgaatacaaagCGTTGAGTGAAAATGGGCTATCGGTATCTGTGAGTGGATCAGTTGGCTTCGGCTTATTCAAGGCTAAGGCCTCAGCAAGTACTAATTCGAACGAGGCAAGTAATGAAGAGAGCACTAACTCAAgtgcagaaaaagaaaccgTTATCATAGGGGGGACCACGATATATGACCCAAATGATCccaaaaattttgaaaaatgggCAAACAGTATAAAAGAAAATCCAATGCCCATAAAGGGAGAGTACGAGCCTTTGTCTAGAATTCTACCCAATAGGTTAACCAAGGTGTACGAGGAAGCAATACAGTTTTACATCTCTGTGAATGTCCCCTTAAATCTGGGGCAGATAACAAATGACGAGATGAAGCTCTACAACGTGAAGGAACAACTGATGAAATCTACCAAGGTGTATGGAAGTGGAACTGGGTTAGTAGTCCTCGAatgtgaagagaaaaaaaattttatcctaGGCTTTTCCCTATCAGTGCCTAACGACTTAACTGTGTTGAAGgatttttatatgaacacGTGTGATGAGGATTCAGACAAATGCTACTCCAAGATGAGCGACAATGCCTATAGCTACCTCTTCGCCATGTGCAATGATGAAATGATTCCTTTCCTTGAGCAGAAGGTCAAATCAGGCACTGGCTTACTATCCCTGGAGTGCTCCGAAAAAAATCAAGTAATTTTATTTGGCTTTGGAATAAGTGTACTAAATTCGAATGACCCTATATCGATTGCTATATACCCCTGCAAGTATGGGAAGCCAACTTGCTCCATGCAAGGGCCAACGGATCAGTCGGCTGTCGGCCTGTGGGTAGTGTGTGGCCACGAGGAGTCCCAAAATTCTAAATTTTCTATCAACGTGCGCAAAATGGTGCAGGAAAACGTATccgggaagaagaagaaacataTAGATATATGCCCTGAACAGGTTTTATTCAATCTCATTTTTGAGTTTACGCGGACTCCCCTGAATAAGCGCAAGGGGTCGTGCTTCACTGTGAACGACGTGTGCCCCAAGGACTTTCACGTTTGCTCGGATAAGAAGCACATGAAGGGGTTTAACTACTACTCGGTGTCTGTGTATTAG
- a CDS encoding hypothetical protein (putative), producing MELNDKRNGEKHQLSTGTLEEDGNELVGEKGNTNKRIYMTYHEEGENYKDEEKEDGGGVPHKRNRRPSITSPSIDDHVVDKGEEYHLAKKKKKAKVVNELSSPALSPNGGENNPVSDGDDRDSYYGDRYQGEGNKWKNNRGGDHHHASEKKAYNIRKMAQYASHIDTSPGEKRNLCSDSIPSSEEEDVTHEEKQLFSFECGNIGKEFYRQREKKLSGWEVCQGGEGELSAGG from the exons ATGGAATTAAATGACAAACGAAACGGAGAGAAGCACCAACTTAGTACTGGGACCCTGGAGGAGGATGGCAACGAACTGGTAggcgaaaagggaaatacaaataaaagaatttatatGACGTACCATGAAGAGGGGGAGAATTACAAAgatgaggaaaaagaagatggAGGAGGAGTTCCTCACAAACGGAACAGAAGACCGAGCATAACTTCTCCTAGTATTGACGACCATGTAGTGGACAAGGGAGAGGAATACCAtctagcgaaaaaaaagaaaaaggcaaaagttGTTAATGAATTATCATCACCTGCGTTATCCCCCAATGGTGGGGAGAACAACCCTGTCAGTGATGGTGATGACCGAGACAGCTACTATGGGGATAGGTaccaaggggaaggaaataaatggaaaaataacagAGGAGGGGATCATCACCACGCGAGTGAGAAAAAGGCATATAATATTCGTAAGATGGCTCAGTACGCCTCCCATATAGATACATCCCCTGGGGAAAAACGAAACCTTTGCAGTGATAGCATTCCGAGCAGC gaggaggaggatgtcACCCACGAGGAGAAGCAGCTTTTCTCATTCGAGTGTGGAAACATCGGAAAGGAGTTTTATCGccaaagggaaaagaagctTTCAGGGTGGGAAGTATGCCAaggaggggagggggagctGTCAGCGGGAGGCTAG
- a CDS encoding hypothetical protein (putative), giving the protein MDENLNLEFLRSSSENYTYKITSRGPVCYSALYRDDKYVYRHIILSDNVRQYAESKVRKTNAFLTEHCIVNELQIDIGKGWKHFMIYDGKIRELILRKVLTAEDKLRMAVQAQKYN; this is encoded by the exons ATGGATGAAAATCTCAACCTTGAATTTCTGAGATCCTCCAGCGAAAATTACACCTATAAGATTACCTCCAGAG GCCCCGTGTGCTACTCGGCCCTCTACCGTGACGACAAGTACGTCTACCGTCACATAATCCTCAGCGACAACGTCAGACAGTATGCAGAAAGCAAAGTGCGGAAAACAAATGCCTTCTTAACCGAGCACTGTATCGTAAATGAGTTACAAATTGACATAGGAAAGGGGTGGAAGCATTTTATGATTTACGATGGTAAAATTCGAGAGCTGATTTTGCGAAAGGTCTTGACCGCCGAGGACAAGTTGAGGATGGCCGTCCAAGCACAGAAGTATAATTag
- a CDS encoding hypothetical protein (putative) gives MSRLSRICAVRAVRAVSRVSGVSTVRADSTVSAASELFRPLDPHGERKKVLYLLNLTKFHVYEQLLLEECLYRMSSPLSQGKNNVGFVLINDTYSNAKEEERGDGFTSTENKCVVFGISGKVPNFIKDVNYVKKNKIALIRRYTGGGTVYVRNNCLMLSLILPLNFEKERQLYPSNVTEWVFNSKKKKKRKKKKKTNSFFHHQNDYVYHRYDPVHDEITIKKVGGNAQAFSKNYFVHHTSFLWSCDYDEMERVLVNPSKQPQYRNKRNHKDFLTSLEECLPSGGHTPMGFISKFVSNIRRLINQQNDKNNNGPFWQFNQIDLGIHRDSSIMQGGQIFDQVHSVDVDILKNLFRSFCSSEETRNLRSARLLDPLGGVISDDAFSGPSFILR, from the exons ATGAGTCGCCTCTCGCGCATCTGCGCGGTTAGAGCGGTTAGAGCAGTTAGCAGGGTTAGCGGGGTTAGCACGGTTAGAGCGGATAGCACGGTTAGTGCGGCTAGTGAGTTGTTCCGTCCGCTGGATCCTCACggtgaaaggaaaaaggtgCTATACCTTTTAAACCTGACCAAGTTTCATGTGTACGAGCAGCTGCTCCTAGAGGAGTGCCTATATCGAATGAGTAGCCCCCTCAGccaggggaaaaacaacGTCGGGTTTGTTCTCATCAACGATACATATTCCAAtgcgaaggaggaagaaagagGAGATGGATTCACCTCAACAGAAAACAAGTGTGTCGTTTTTGGCATTAGTGGGAAAGTACCTAATTTTATAAAGGATGTGAACTAcgttaagaaaaataaaattgcactAATTAGAAGATACACAGGAGGGGGTACAGTGTACGTTAGGAACAACTGCCTTATGTTAAGCTTAATCCTCCcattaaattttgaaaaggaaagacaGCTGTATCCTTCCAACGTGACGGAATGGGTCTTCAACTC gaagaagaagaagaagaggaaaaaaaaaaaaaaaacaaacagctTTTTCCATCACCAAAATGATTACGTATATCACCGTTACGACCCTGTGCATGATGAGATcacgataaaaaaagttggggGGAATGCGCAAGCCTTTtctaaaaattattttgtccaCCATACGTCCTTCCTGTGGTCATGCGATTACGATGAAATGGAGAGAGTACTTGTTAACCCCTCCAAGCAACCCCAAtacagaaataaaagaaaccACAAAGATTTTTTAACCTCCCTGGAGGAATGCCTACCTAGTGGTGGACACACCCCAATGGGATTCATCAGCAAATTCGTTTCCAACATACGACGGTTAATTAATCAAcagaatgataaaaataataatggcCCCTTTTGGCAGTTTAATCAGATTGACTTGGGTATCCATCGAGACTCTTCAATCATGCAAGGCGGTCAGATCTTTGACCAGGTACACTCGGTGGATGTAgacattttgaagaaccTTTTCCGTTCCTTTTGCAGCAGCGAGGAGACGAGGAATCTTCGGTCGGCGCGTTTGTTGGACCCCCTCGGGGGGGTGATATCCGATGATGCCTTTTCCGGGccctccttcattttgcgGTGA
- a CDS encoding hypothetical protein (putative), producing MVLIHTKTEEETHQFMFETNVDVLVAHLKEDLVKLHNLRCKMLRLLDASIQLANHGPLRPEAIRGITDEELRLSNPNMYNPKEVTNPDENNFRTGIPPPREGELKLRDAINKVKRALAVDQTDKRVAITQDKLNELLKLIVEALSACYPSMEGLPPYDPTRLLLENENAFNDDFTTNETSIWWAGKELCGDSPLRSYIGKNEKTKIIVKLHPTKMGPPERERRVDEATYKAMLAYYHKKKKEEKEFEEDDDDSYLNSEWSNPLSLQKYLHGNLTNIRWKP from the exons ATGGTCCTCATACACACCAAAACCGAAGAGGAGACACACCAATTTATGTTCGAAACGAATGTGGATGTTTTGGTCGCCCACTTGAAAGAGGACCTGGTGAAGCTGCATAATCTCAGATGCAAAATGCTCAGACTGCTGGATGCGTCGATTCAGTTGGCCAACCATGGGCCCCTACGACCGGAGGCCATTCGGGGAATTACCGACGAG GAACTGCGCCTGTCCAACCCTAACATGTACAACCCAAAGGAAGTGACAAACCCTGATGAGAATAATTTCAGGACGGGaattcctcctcctcgtgAGGGGGAACTTAAACTGAGGGATGCCATCAACAAGGTGAAGCGGGCGTTAGCCGTGGACCAG ACGGACAAGCGCGTCGCCATAACCCAGGACAAACTAAACGAACTGCTAAAATTGATAGTGGAAGCCTTGAGCGCTTGCTACCCCTCGATGGAGGGTCTGCCCCCCTACGACCCGACGAGGCTGCTCctggaaaatgaaaacgccTTCAACGAT GATTTCACCACAAACGAAACGTCCATCTGGTGGGCAGGCAAAGAACTCTGTGGGGATTCCCCCCTTCGGAGTTATATAgggaagaatgaaaaaacgaaaattatCGTAAAGCTACATCCAACAAAAATGGGACCCCCAGAACGAGAAAGAAGAGTTGATGAAGCAACATACAAGGCTATGTTGGCTTATTatcacaagaaaaaaaaagaagaaaaagaatttgagGAAGACGATGATGACTCTTACTTGAATTCTGAGTGGTCCAATCCTCTCAGCTTGCAAAAATATCTCCACGGGAACTTGACCAACATCCGGTGGAAGCCCTAG